From Candidatus Bathyarchaeota archaeon, one genomic window encodes:
- a CDS encoding ABC transporter ATP-binding protein: MPTIVEAVNLRKTYMLGKVPVEALRGVNLKIEAGDFVSILGPSGSGKSTMLNLVGALDKPTAGTLLIDGVDIGKLSDNQLANLRLKIGFVFQFFNLIPRLTARDNVELAMSIAGKSKNQRRERAVELLETVGLKDRINHKPAELSGGQQQRVAIARALANKPRFLLLDEPTGNVDSKTAKEVISLIKKLNREDNVSIIMVTHDQNLAREARRTVQMFDGEICSDVVNGQ, translated from the coding sequence ATGCCAACCATAGTTGAAGCAGTTAACCTTCGAAAAACTTACATGCTGGGCAAAGTTCCGGTTGAAGCACTTCGAGGAGTTAACCTCAAAATCGAAGCAGGCGACTTCGTATCCATTCTCGGTCCTTCAGGCAGCGGAAAATCTACAATGCTAAATCTTGTAGGCGCATTGGATAAACCAACTGCAGGAACTTTACTCATAGACGGCGTGGACATCGGCAAACTAAGCGACAACCAACTTGCCAATCTGCGCCTAAAAATCGGCTTTGTTTTCCAATTCTTCAACCTAATTCCAAGGCTAACTGCCCGTGACAACGTTGAATTAGCTATGTCTATAGCAGGCAAGAGCAAAAATCAGCGGAGAGAACGAGCCGTCGAATTGCTTGAAACTGTCGGGTTAAAGGACAGGATCAACCATAAACCCGCAGAACTCAGCGGTGGTCAACAGCAGAGAGTAGCTATTGCACGTGCTTTAGCTAACAAACCCCGTTTCCTCTTGCTGGATGAACCTACAGGAAACGTGGACTCAAAAACTGCCAAAGAAGTCATTTCGCTGATTAAGAAACTAAACCGAGAAGACAACGTAAGCATAATCATGGTTACACATGATCAGAATCTGGCGCGGGAAGCAAGACGGACGGTGCAGATGTTTGATGGAGAAATATGCTCAGACGTGGTGAATGGACAATGA
- a CDS encoding ABC transporter permease: MRVLDIFGFSFSAIRLRKLRAALTTLGIVIGIAAIVALLSITQGLQATITTQLSQGLSADTLIVTPGTSSGFGGGGGGFGGGFGGGSDNSGFQLYVNYTDEINALSDDIESSAAVISRGGYVQTDNLNRSVTIYGVDYTTYGAIYSNTFVTQDGSIPSNPAENDTIVGTRVNQPGQNGTIFFNPGDRINITWTNATILPPVNETYIADVQGVLGKIGGFGLGGPSDTGVYIPIEKAMTFFNTSNADMIVVKLKSSDNATITNVSKAITDYFSNQVSVISSTAVLSLLTSIFSTIQLFLGGIAAISLLVAGIGIMNIMIVSLIERTREIGILKALGMKSRTVLTIFLGESIIIGVMGAVIGIGLGWALANVTATVLGNGGFIGGGSAAFAIVPLLTPDVVVGAFGFGVGVSVIFALYPAWRASKLKPVEALRYE; the protein is encoded by the coding sequence ATGAGAGTACTTGACATTTTCGGCTTTTCGTTTAGCGCAATCCGCCTAAGAAAACTACGCGCCGCCCTAACAACATTGGGAATCGTTATCGGAATAGCCGCCATCGTTGCTTTGCTCTCTATCACTCAAGGTTTGCAGGCAACCATAACAACTCAACTCAGCCAAGGATTATCCGCTGACACCCTAATAGTCACTCCTGGAACCAGCAGCGGCTTCGGTGGAGGGGGCGGAGGATTTGGCGGAGGCTTCGGAGGCGGCAGCGACAACTCCGGTTTCCAACTCTACGTTAACTATACTGATGAGATTAACGCTTTGTCGGATGATATTGAGAGTTCAGCTGCGGTGATTAGTCGCGGTGGCTACGTTCAAACTGATAACCTAAACCGGTCAGTCACCATCTACGGAGTAGATTATACCACTTACGGCGCGATCTACAGCAACACCTTTGTAACACAAGACGGCAGCATACCAAGCAACCCAGCCGAAAACGACACCATAGTTGGCACACGCGTAAACCAGCCTGGGCAGAACGGGACCATATTCTTCAACCCTGGCGACCGCATAAACATCACCTGGACCAACGCCACTATTCTGCCACCCGTCAACGAAACATACATAGCCGACGTTCAAGGTGTGCTGGGAAAAATCGGTGGCTTCGGATTGGGCGGTCCCTCAGACACAGGCGTCTACATTCCAATCGAGAAAGCCATGACTTTCTTTAACACAAGCAACGCTGACATGATAGTTGTTAAACTAAAAAGTAGTGACAACGCAACCATAACCAACGTATCCAAAGCAATAACAGATTACTTCAGCAACCAAGTCTCAGTCATATCCTCCACAGCCGTGCTGAGTTTGCTCACCAGCATCTTTAGCACCATCCAGTTGTTCCTCGGCGGCATCGCAGCGATTTCGCTACTTGTCGCAGGCATCGGCATAATGAACATAATGATCGTCTCACTAATCGAGCGCACCCGCGAAATCGGCATCCTAAAAGCTTTAGGCATGAAAAGCAGAACCGTACTCACAATATTCCTCGGCGAATCCATAATCATCGGCGTCATGGGGGCAGTAATCGGCATTGGACTCGGTTGGGCTTTAGCCAACGTGACGGCTACGGTGCTTGGAAATGGCGGCTTTATAGGTGGCGGAAGCGCGGCGTTTGCCATCGTTCCTCTCTTAACGCCTGATGTGGTGGTAGGCGCGTTTGGCTTCGGCGTTGGCGTCAGCGTAATCTTTGCGCTTTACCCCGCTTGGCGTGCTTCGAAACTTAAACCCGTTGAAGCACTACGGTATGAATAA
- a CDS encoding NUDIX hydrolase has protein sequence MKRLYPDQPIVGIGVVIVEDQKIVLIKRGNEPARGKWTIPGGLVELGESNEAAVIREAKEETCLEVEKPQLIDVVSQVDLDAEGKVKYHYVIVDYLVHVKGGDISAASDAVELRWVPFSEVETYDLTASFRLFFRRNREKLSSASSFSGKVM, from the coding sequence TTGAAGCGTCTCTACCCTGACCAACCCATTGTCGGCATCGGTGTCGTCATCGTAGAGGATCAAAAAATCGTGCTGATAAAACGCGGCAACGAACCTGCCAGAGGCAAATGGACCATCCCCGGTGGATTAGTCGAGCTTGGTGAATCAAACGAAGCTGCTGTCATCCGCGAAGCAAAAGAAGAAACCTGCCTAGAAGTGGAAAAACCACAATTAATCGACGTGGTTAGCCAAGTGGATTTAGATGCAGAAGGTAAAGTCAAGTATCATTATGTCATCGTGGACTATTTGGTTCACGTTAAGGGCGGCGACATTTCGGCGGCAAGCGACGCGGTGGAGTTGCGGTGGGTGCCCTTCAGCGAGGTTGAAACATACGATTTAACGGCTTCTTTTAGGCTGTTTTTTAGACGTAACAGAGAAAAACTCTCTTCTGCAAGTTCTTTTTCGGGCAAAGTGATGTAA